The following are encoded together in the Leptospira brenneri genome:
- a CDS encoding efflux RND transporter permease subunit, which translates to MIDHWIRIHRHRILALILFGVLLSVLSWKGIVFGEEIYLEKKESIQIVTRWPNKTALQVEESLTKPWEQILKSISGYEQIESISETGNSLILLHLKPGIQKQEIVRSIRNQYLLERQRFPKDSLFPKIQLGKEQENYIVILQKQHKEPDSSRKDLEQKIRNISGVLSFVHHPDKEEEIVLEIQRDRIQNSELPSLSTIFSAIRNHSFGFVLEKGSGKWFQKESPLEFKDWSQVFIPSIFGEGLKFSSIGSVSLQEKGGFRGTRINGLSSETIIISAESSTSLYHISEELKSILLDHKDWILLYNSHEDFMNDLFRSMILFFTLDFVLILFSSFGGKSINDLVVHLFSYYILVFLFFGVLNLLTYPIGRSILMFLILWKYLLFFFPIRRKGPWIGSVCSSLGFFLIMVFGNWIPKSFFVFSLCHLFFLLGHLFLFRLLKLILLNLIPSIRLIHLPWFSYLLKDHSKKQESLVMKKRSILVFFGFLFLGVLFALGSSFHVYPLRPSQGNIQMGKLEFPTSISEGESIRITRQVEESILKQKVTETLVVKQNASSSDFYFRWNELGLKDGIQNLPTESGYFHLLGGLETNSNLKLRFSNANTEEIERVVLGLVPWMYEGTGVKEAVLCFQPSTEGREMVSPSKYRNFLDLKLEDLWRERSLELQSAIVRKVVRDDQLIDVRFSVKQTKDSERDLEKPTKLNTKQSVYSYSFTNYENIKVPGRIYRKNGETSLEILIKGNDVRWEEVKSRIQKFLQKEKVRLTEVMEENAAERNYRPFFLFLIITFFLYRKKDKMVTCIQVLSFFLLWRMNVSIFGGNYLLFGSVATLLLFFNLGVPRRSLLVTNYIPLFLLLLLFYFLPGRGGKSFLEGLVLMICFFLLQSNLLQKWRFFKTKLSF; encoded by the coding sequence ATGATAGATCACTGGATCAGAATTCATCGTCATCGAATTTTAGCTTTGATACTCTTTGGAGTATTATTGTCTGTTTTGTCTTGGAAGGGAATTGTTTTTGGAGAGGAAATTTATTTAGAGAAAAAAGAATCGATTCAAATTGTGACCCGTTGGCCAAATAAAACAGCCCTTCAGGTAGAGGAATCCTTAACTAAACCTTGGGAACAAATTTTAAAATCTATTTCCGGATACGAACAAATAGAATCTATATCGGAAACTGGAAATTCTTTAATCCTACTTCATTTAAAGCCTGGAATCCAAAAACAGGAGATTGTGAGATCCATTCGAAATCAATATCTGTTAGAAAGACAGAGGTTCCCGAAGGATTCGCTTTTCCCAAAAATCCAGTTGGGAAAAGAGCAAGAGAACTATATTGTTATTTTGCAAAAACAACATAAAGAACCTGATTCTAGTAGAAAAGACTTGGAACAGAAAATACGTAACATAAGCGGAGTTTTATCTTTTGTTCATCATCCAGACAAAGAAGAAGAAATCGTTTTAGAGATTCAAAGAGATCGAATTCAAAATTCCGAACTTCCTTCTTTATCTACTATTTTTTCAGCGATTAGAAATCATTCATTTGGGTTTGTTTTGGAGAAAGGAAGTGGAAAATGGTTTCAGAAAGAATCTCCTTTAGAATTTAAAGATTGGTCTCAGGTCTTTATTCCTTCCATATTTGGTGAAGGTTTGAAGTTTTCTTCGATTGGTTCTGTTTCTTTGCAAGAGAAAGGGGGCTTTCGTGGAACAAGGATCAATGGCCTTAGTTCAGAAACAATCATCATCAGCGCAGAGAGTAGTACGTCTTTGTATCATATTTCAGAAGAATTAAAGTCCATTCTATTAGATCATAAAGATTGGATACTTTTATATAATAGTCACGAAGACTTTATGAATGATCTTTTTCGATCAATGATTCTTTTTTTTACACTGGATTTTGTTTTGATACTTTTTTCTTCTTTTGGGGGAAAATCAATAAATGATTTAGTAGTTCATTTATTTTCTTATTATATTTTAGTTTTTTTGTTTTTTGGTGTTTTAAATCTTCTTACTTATCCTATAGGTAGATCCATTTTAATGTTTCTGATTCTTTGGAAATATTTATTATTCTTTTTTCCGATTCGGCGTAAGGGGCCTTGGATCGGTTCTGTTTGTTCTAGTTTGGGTTTTTTTCTGATTATGGTGTTTGGGAATTGGATCCCAAAATCGTTTTTTGTTTTTTCTCTCTGTCATTTATTTTTTTTATTAGGCCACTTGTTTCTATTCAGACTATTGAAACTAATTCTGTTGAATCTAATTCCTTCCATTCGTTTGATTCATTTGCCTTGGTTTTCTTATCTTTTGAAAGATCATTCTAAAAAACAAGAATCCCTTGTGATGAAAAAACGGAGTATTCTTGTCTTTTTTGGATTTTTGTTTTTGGGTGTTCTTTTTGCTTTAGGTTCTAGTTTTCATGTTTATCCTTTAAGACCTTCACAAGGAAATATTCAAATGGGAAAATTGGAATTTCCAACTTCTATTTCCGAGGGAGAATCCATTCGGATCACAAGACAGGTCGAAGAATCAATTTTGAAGCAAAAGGTAACGGAAACCCTTGTAGTGAAACAAAATGCATCAAGTTCGGATTTTTATTTTCGATGGAATGAGTTAGGATTGAAGGATGGAATTCAGAATTTGCCAACAGAGTCTGGATATTTTCATTTGTTAGGTGGTTTGGAAACAAATTCGAATCTAAAACTGCGCTTTTCTAATGCAAATACGGAAGAAATAGAACGTGTTGTTTTGGGACTAGTTCCTTGGATGTATGAGGGAACAGGTGTTAAAGAGGCTGTGTTATGTTTCCAACCTTCAACAGAGGGTAGGGAGATGGTTTCTCCGAGTAAATATAGAAATTTCCTTGACCTCAAACTTGAGGATTTATGGCGTGAAAGATCACTCGAGTTACAATCTGCAATTGTTAGAAAGGTGGTAAGAGATGATCAACTAATAGATGTTCGCTTTTCTGTAAAACAGACCAAGGACTCGGAGCGTGATTTGGAAAAACCTACTAAGTTAAATACAAAACAATCGGTTTATAGTTATTCGTTTACAAATTATGAAAATATAAAAGTCCCAGGAAGGATTTATCGGAAAAATGGCGAAACTAGTTTGGAGATTTTAATCAAAGGAAATGATGTCCGTTGGGAGGAGGTCAAATCTAGAATACAAAAGTTTTTGCAAAAAGAAAAAGTGCGGCTTACCGAAGTAATGGAAGAGAACGCTGCCGAAAGAAACTACAGACCATTTTTTTTGTTTTTAATCATCACCTTTTTTCTATATAGAAAAAAAGATAAAATGGTTACATGCATTCAAGTCCTTAGTTTTTTTCTTCTTTGGAGGATGAATGTTTCTATTTTTGGGGGTAACTATTTGTTGTTTGGCTCCGTTGCCACGTTGTTATTGTTTTTTAACCTTGGGGTTCCTCGTAGATCACTTTTGGTAACAAATTATATTCCTCTTTTTTTGCTACTCCTTCTATTTTATTTTCTTCCAGGTCGAGGTGGTAAGTCCTTCTTAGAAGGACTAGTTTTGATGATTTGTTTTTTTCTATTACAATCCAACTTACTTCAAAAATGGAGATTTTTTAAAACCAAACTTTCCTTTTGA